A window from Setaria italica strain Yugu1 chromosome VIII, Setaria_italica_v2.0, whole genome shotgun sequence encodes these proteins:
- the LOC101782925 gene encoding seipin-1 yields the protein MDQKEEALSDAQIAQLISEDGQYPSRDQPKMMKSSNILEAPQQESRYQHDYSLPAAASGNGLYTSRPRSTAAGDSNDAFLFLAVPAGCLIWLVAFLGELVASAILSLVFPVAALIGALRALPAVVASNLRRAALGLLAAACTFAALVAALPVSVLLGFVLVRHWVEEPVTVRQPLYFDYTVAQPSAAVALGGARGAALPAGHSVTVSMALVLPDSYHNREVGMFQIKAEAISVSGITMASAAQPYMLRYKSTPVRLAQSALMCVPLTLGMRGETQTANLKVLQYREGHGRHKRTGLIRVLLQPRAATLQLPQVYRAEVVVQTTLPWTKGLARGLKWTLWVWVSSSVYIVLVVLAICWVRPLAVSARNRRSSELQANGKMASDLGTGDIGGESPSKELSEDFTMKRRERRSKRKPQFRTQLHGGSMELEFTEGSTSSVAVAEIGQAMNDPWESNCTRSSG from the exons ATGGACCAAAAGGAAGAGGCATTGTCAGATGCACAAATTGCACAGCTCATCTCGGAAGATGGTCAATACCCATCACGCGACCAACCGAAAATGATGAAGAGTTCTAACATTCTTGAAG CACCACAACAGGAGTCCAGATACCAGCACGATTACTCCTTGCCGGCCGCGGCCTCCGGCAACGGCCTCTACACCAGCCGGCCAAGAAGCACAGCCGCCGGAGATTCCAATGATGCCTTCCTCTTCCTGGCCGTCCCAGCAGGCTGCCTGATTTGGTTGGTCGCCTTCCTCGGGGAGCTCGTCGCCTCTGCCATCCTCAGCCTCGTCTTCCCCGTCGCCGCTCTCATCGGCGCCCTGCGCGCCCTTCCTGCGGTGGTCGCCTCTAACCTCCGGCGCGCGGCACTCGGCCTGCTCGCCGCTGCGTGTACGTTCGCCGCCCTTGTCGCCGCGCTGCCCGTGTCCGTGCTGCTCGGCTTCGTCCTTGTCCGGCACTGGGTGGAGGAGCCGGTGACCGTGCGCCAGCCGCTCTACTTCGACTACACGGTGGCGCAGCCTAGCGCCGCGGTGGCCCTGGGTGGAGCGCGGGgcgcggcgctgccggccgggcaCTCGGTGACGGTGTCGATGGCGCTGGTGCTGCCTGATTCCTACCACAATCGAGAGGTTGGCATGTTCCAG ATTAAAGCAGAGGCAATCTCTGTTAGTGGAATCACCATGGCGTCAGCTGCACAGCCTTACATGCTGAGGTACAAGAGCACCCCTGTCCGGCTAGCACAATCTGCGCTGATGTGCGTGCCACTCACGCTGGGCATGCGCGGCGAGACCCAGACTGCAAATCTCAAGGTGTTGCAGTATAGGGAAGGTCATGGCCGTCACAAGAGGACAGGGCTCATCAGAGTTCTGCTGCAGCCAAGAGCTGCTACATTGCAGCTGCCTCAGGTGTACAGAGCAGAGGTGGTTGTGCAGACAACTCTTCCGTGGACGAAGGGCCTGGCACGCGGCTTGAAATGGACACTGTGGGTGTGGGTGTCTTCCTCTGTCTACATTGTCCTCGTTGTTCTTGCCATTTGTTGGGTCCGGCCCCTTGCGGTATCTGCAAGAAATAGAAGGTCATCGGAGCTTCAGGCCAATGGAAAGATGGCTTCTGATTTAGGTACAGGAGacattgggggtgagagccCGAGCAAGGAATTATCTGAAGACTTTACAatgaagaggagagagaggagaagcaaGCGGAAACCACAATTTCGGACACAGTTACATGGAGGCAGCATGGAGCTCGAGTTCACTGAGGGTTCAACTTCTAGTGTTGCTGTGGCGGAGATTGGTCAGGCCATGAATGATCCTTGGGAATCCAATTGTACCCGATCCTCAGGATGA